The genomic window CTTCAACATCGGCAGAATTAGATGGTATTAAAGGGGCGCTGCTAAATGACTTTTCACTAAAGAATCAAGCTAGAGCATTAATTTCTCAACATAATATAAATAGCACAGATTTAGCTTGAGTTATGATTGGTGGTAACGATTTATTTTCAATATTAAGTGGAGAAGACCGAGAAAAAATTATAGATAGCGCTATGTCCAATATGAAAATAGCGCTTTTAACACTGATGAACAATGGTTTTAGACACATTGTTCTTGCAAATGCCCCAGATATAAGTATGATACCTCAATATATAAATTCTGCGCAAAAACAATTGGCACATGATATAAGTATGGAATTTAATGAAGGTGAAAATATTCTTATTGATAGTCTTAATAAAGAATATCCCAATGTAATTACCCCTTTCGATCTTAATACTAATTTTCAAAAATATATAGCTAAATTTAAGAGTGAAAAAAGTAATGCTAACGTTCAAGACCCATCTATTGAAAAAAATCTCGATACTGACGCTTTAATCAAAGACTTGTTAGTAGCATTAATTAATGTAGATCCAAGTACAGTTACTCTTAAAGTAAATATTAAACAATTAAAATATGTTGAAAACCCTGATAATTATTTATTTTGGGATGATATACACCCTCGAGAATGATTACACAAAAAAATAGCAGATGAATTTTATAAAATAGTTAAAAATATTTTTAAAAAATAATTTCTTTCTTATTAATTTTTTTAAAACTTGTTTAGAATAAAGAAAAAAAACTATTCATTATTGAATAGTTTTTAATCAACATAATTTTCTTTTAATGGAATAATAGAAAATTCCATGTCTAATTCCTCTTGTAGTTTTGGGTCCTCTTTTAATCTTTTTTTGTATATTGGAAGGTATTTAATTCTATATCATATCACTCCAAATACAAATACCCCAATTATAAAACCAACCTCTAAGATTGATGATAACAAAGTAGAAATAGCGCTATTTCTTATTTTGTGCATATATTGTGTCAGTGATTGTCCATTGCTTGTGGCACCGTCTATTACATCCTTAGATGTTATTGTTAAGGATAGTGAATGAGAAGATGTAGAAATATCATTTCCTATGCCAATAAAAAACTCAACTATTTGGAATATAATAAATATAGTTGCAAATATTCATATAGCCTTCTCAAATCAATTAGTTTTCATTTTCTTAGTAAAAGCTAATTTTATTGATACAATTATAACTGCCAAATATATAAACAACATAACCATTGATGCTTCACCTGTTATTGCAGAAAATGAGAACACAGCATCATTAGAATTCAAACATCCTTGAATTATGTCTGGAATAATTAACCATATTAATGCAAATATAATTGTTATAAATAGATTAAGAAGAGAAGCCTTTGTTGCAATACCATCTTTGTTCAATTCTTGGTATTTTGTAGAAATTAATCCTTCTTTTGCAAATGGTTCAAGTATAGCGCCGGAGTACAAAGAATTTTGCATTCCAGCATTTAATTTTAATGAAACTGTACATATTAACATTAAAATAACACCACAGTAGTATATTCAACTTCCATGTTTTTTAAGTCCTTCAAATATTTGCAAATTTGGATTTGAACTGTATGACAGTAAACAACCTAAAAAAAGCGCTGTTATTATAACATAAAATATTATAGCCAACCCCATTATTCATATAATTGCTTTCCCAATGTTTTTCTCAGGATTCATAACATTTTTACCCATAGTTGAAAAAGTTTCAAAACCTAAAAAGAAGAAAAAACATGACGTAAAAGCAACTGAGAATGAACTTAAAGTTAACTTTGAGTTATCGGACATGTTTTTATCCCAGACCGTTGTTCCATTCATTGCAAACACAATAATAAGTGTAATAACTAATAATAGGCTTGACCCTCATTTAATATAGCTAGATCAATTTAGAAATTTTTTAATTAGCCTCATACTCAAAAATACAACACAGCAAGCTGCGCAATAAATAAAAATTCCTATTAAATCCCAAAATAGATTTGCTCATACTCCAATATTTAGTCAATTTTTCTGGTCCAAAAACGTGTTTGAACCAACAAAGTTAAGTCTTACAATTGAAACAATTTGTGATGTAACTATTATTGGCAAAGTTGTATATTGCATAAAAGATATCATTCACCCGGCAAATCTGCCAAATGTTGTTCTAACATATATATAGGCCGCCCCATTTCCAGGCTTATGAATATTTGATAACTTTGCAAATGACCATGCACAAGTTCCAGCAATAAGTCCTTCAACAAGAAATATTCAAATCATATGGCCACCCAGACCTAATGCACCTGTCGAACCGATCATTAGTGTCGCAAATACAGCTGTAAATGCTATACCACAGGTATAATTAAAACCTAACCATATTAATTCTACAAGGTTAAACTTCTTATCATCCTCTAAATTTTTCATTAATTAATTTCCCTTCATTATATAATTATTTTGTAGATGTATTAATAAAAAAATAATCAACTATTTTATTTTAACATATTTTTGAATAAATTTTTTTTTTAATTTATATACAAGATTTTTATAGATTACCAAATTAATATGTATTAAAGTAAATATTTTAAATCAAAATAAACAAGAATAAAAAATAATTTTCTATTAACAAGAAATTATATATTATAGCTTTGTAAATGAATTAAAGAAATAATTAAAATTAATATTTATTACAATAAATAAGTTAAAATTTAAACTTTATTTTATATATTTAAGAAAACCATAAACACCATGTCTTAATACATAAGCATTTGAAAATCCGTTCTCTCTTAAAAAATCACATGCTTGCGATGATCTATTCCCAGCATTACAATATGTTATTATTAATTTATCGCTTTTAAAATTATCTTTAAGCTCCTTTATTTTGTGATTAATTAATTCATCGATCGGAATATTTATACTACCCGGAATAATTGGAAGCGAACTATGTTCTTGCGTACTTCTAACATCTATTATATAGGCTTCATTTTTAACATCTATAAACTCTTCCGCTGTTATTCATATCGATTTCATTTCAACACTCCTAATATCTATATTATAAACCTTTTTAATTTTAAATTATAAATATTATTTAATAATAGATATTAATGATAATTTGATATTTTTTCTTAGAAAATAATATAAAATAACTATAAAGTATTATAAATATTATCTATTAACTAAATCATGAAAGGAAATAAAAAATGGCTAATGTAAAAATTATTCCTCTAGGAGGACAAGATGAAAGGGGAAAAAACTCTTTTATACTTTGTGTAGATGAGGACCTATATGTATTTGATATGGGACTTAAATTGCCTGAATCTTCAATACTTGGAGTTGATGTAATTATTTCAAATTATGATTTTTTATACAAAAACGCTGATAAAATAAAGGGTATTTTTATCTCGAATGGAAGTACATATAACGCTGGTGGGTTGCAATATTTTCTGAGAAAAGTGAGCGCACCTATATATTGTAACGAGTTTACAGAAATTATCCTTAGGCACAAGAATATTAAAATTAGATTAGAGCACCAAAATTCTAATATAAATATAATCAAGGATGGCGACATTGTAGAATTTGCTAATTTAAAAATTGACGTGTTTAAATCAACAGCAAGTTTTCCAAATTCCTTAAATTATGCAATTTATACTCCTGAAGGCTTAGTTGTGTATTTGAGTGACTTTATATATGATGGGGAGGAAAAGGATTTCTTTTCACCTAATTTTTCTCACATTCAAAAAATTGCGAGCGATGGGGTAAGTTTACTTTTGATAGATTCTGAGTATGCATCAAGACAAGGGTTTACATCTCCAAATCATAAACTAGATAAGTATCTTCCAAATATTATTAGAGAGAAAAAAAGAAGAGCACT from Spiroplasma endosymbiont of Aspidapion aeneum includes these protein-coding regions:
- a CDS encoding APC family permease — its product is MKNLEDDKKFNLVELIWLGFNYTCGIAFTAVFATLMIGSTGALGLGGHMIWIFLVEGLIAGTCAWSFAKLSNIHKPGNGAAYIYVRTTFGRFAGWMISFMQYTTLPIIVTSQIVSIVRLNFVGSNTFLDQKNWLNIGVWANLFWDLIGIFIYCAACCVVFLSMRLIKKFLNWSSYIKWGSSLLLVITLIIVFAMNGTTVWDKNMSDNSKLTLSSFSVAFTSCFFFFLGFETFSTMGKNVMNPEKNIGKAIIWIMGLAIIFYVIITALFLGCLLSYSSNPNLQIFEGLKKHGSWIYYCGVILMLICTVSLKLNAGMQNSLYSGAILEPFAKEGLISTKYQELNKDGIATKASLLNLFITIIFALIWLIIPDIIQGCLNSNDAVFSFSAITGEASMVMLFIYLAVIIVSIKLAFTKKMKTNWFEKAIWIFATIFIIFQIVEFFIGIGNDISTSSHSLSLTITSKDVIDGATSNGQSLTQYMHKIRNSAISTLLSSILEVGFIIGVFVFGVIWYRIKYLPIYKKRLKEDPKLQEELDMEFSIIPLKENYVD
- a CDS encoding SGNH/GDSL hydrolase family protein; its protein translation is MKKAIICLLSMVMVSPAITSTISCNRNVGNLDYLVGTDIKKIPDLKDDTIKNDLGLSNFYSLGDSLSDNGAALDAIPRKLTTILKYAATNENARKVIENIEPLLYEKIKSSGISERAFSSLLKLLISKMSGISIKVNFLTNNGAIIHNYCTDGETAVCYLAKKLNENVFNFAYSSNICGEDISAYGKNYSVAASTSAELDGIKGALLNDFSLKNQARALISQHNINSTDLAWVMIGGNDLFSILSGEDREKIIDSAMSNMKIALLTLMNNGFRHIVLANAPDISMIPQYINSAQKQLAHDISMEFNEGENILIDSLNKEYPNVITPFDLNTNFQKYIAKFKSEKSNANVQDPSIEKNLDTDALIKDLLVALINVDPSTVTLKVNIKQLKYVENPDNYLFWDDIHPREWLHKKIADEFYKIVKNIFKK
- a CDS encoding rhodanese-like domain-containing protein; the encoded protein is MKSIWITAEEFIDVKNEAYIIDVRSTQEHSSLPIIPGSINIPIDELINHKIKELKDNFKSDKLIITYCNAGNRSSQACDFLRENGFSNAYVLRHGVYGFLKYIK